In one Neobacillus sp. WH10 genomic region, the following are encoded:
- a CDS encoding 1-propanol dehydrogenase PduQ, producing the protein MLKTKVNFNNQSLKSLSKISGNRAFIVSDSIMESLGYLQEVVNHLNEAGISSTVFTGVRPDPDVSLIADGLKLYRNSGADVLVAIGGGSAIDTAKGILYFMRKFGNIEGLEIKKPLFIAIPSTSGTGSEVTDFTVITSEGEKVVIIDELISPDIAILDSTCIQHVPQRVAADTGIDVLVHAIEAYVSTKATDFTDALAEKAIKLIFENLESLYKDTKNDQARDRVLNASCIAGMAFTNAGLGINHSLAHALGGTFHISHGRSNALLLLAVIEYNAELSGSASGYAAERYSKLAKILDLPARTRREGTVNFILAIKKLIKALGVEENIRALGVDQIEFEKAVEQMSETAAQDRCTPTNPKQPSKEDLIRIYQKCY; encoded by the coding sequence TTGCTTAAAACCAAGGTCAATTTTAACAATCAATCCCTAAAGTCTTTAAGTAAGATTAGTGGAAATAGAGCATTTATTGTGTCGGACTCTATCATGGAATCTCTGGGATATCTTCAAGAGGTGGTTAATCACCTAAATGAAGCGGGAATTAGCTCAACTGTTTTTACAGGGGTGCGCCCTGATCCGGATGTAAGTTTAATTGCAGATGGGCTGAAGCTTTACAGAAATAGTGGTGCAGATGTTCTCGTTGCGATTGGCGGAGGCTCTGCCATAGACACGGCTAAAGGTATCCTTTATTTCATGCGAAAGTTTGGAAACATTGAAGGATTAGAAATAAAAAAACCACTCTTTATCGCAATCCCTTCTACTAGTGGAACAGGCTCAGAGGTAACCGACTTTACTGTGATTACCTCTGAAGGTGAAAAAGTAGTCATAATTGATGAATTGATCTCACCAGACATAGCGATACTTGACTCTACCTGTATTCAACATGTTCCTCAACGTGTGGCAGCAGATACAGGGATAGATGTTTTGGTTCATGCCATTGAGGCCTATGTTTCAACAAAAGCAACCGACTTTACCGATGCTCTAGCAGAAAAAGCAATTAAACTTATATTTGAAAACCTTGAGTCGCTTTACAAGGACACAAAGAATGACCAAGCAAGAGATCGAGTCCTAAATGCTTCCTGTATAGCAGGAATGGCCTTTACAAATGCGGGTCTTGGCATCAATCATAGCCTTGCACATGCTTTAGGGGGAACATTCCACATTTCTCACGGTCGCTCGAATGCGCTTTTGCTTCTAGCGGTTATCGAATATAATGCCGAGCTAAGCGGAAGTGCGAGCGGTTACGCTGCCGAGAGATACTCAAAACTGGCAAAGATTCTAGATCTTCCAGCCAGGACACGTCGTGAAGGAACCGTTAATTTCATACTGGCTATAAAGAAACTGATAAAAGCACTAGGAGTCGAAGAGAATATAAGGGCCCTCGGTGTGGATCAAATCGAGTTTGAAAAAGCAGTAGAACAAATGAGTGAAACCGCTGCGCAAGATCGGTGTACCCCAACCAACCCAAAGCAGCCTTCAAAGGAAGATTTGATACGAATTTATCAAAAGTGTTATTGA
- a CDS encoding histidine kinase — protein MKTTDNSLNKLIASNIYARYSGILSLSDISLFLVDTNGQILLELIPSPDFCTHICRERGDQVCPDYSCRFKSGDEGSFVCRYGLENILLPIKVQDETLGYIAGMQVYSQDTEYQKYMIDIQSLKNEKNAELEFIAKSISSLKTVEPNKIKIHEQLCSHIANNISIDLSESVSHANSDVARLSIEKEMLEKKIIDLEAKNMSLVINPHFLFNTLNCIARIAYFEHSHTTEELIYCLSDLLRYNLKQENKLHTIASEIDNIEKYLYIQKARFKNRLEYHIDVPEKIKSYRIPNMVIQPIVENALIHGITPKRDGGKISIYAEEANKVIIISIADNGNGFPKDVLAKIQKDENNTGLGFRSTNQRLKRYYGECYGLEIVKSDYSGSTVTIKIPTQPIGRC, from the coding sequence ATGAAGACAACCGATAATTCTCTTAATAAATTAATTGCTTCTAATATATATGCCCGCTATAGCGGTATTTTATCCTTATCAGATATTTCCTTGTTTTTGGTAGATACTAATGGGCAGATTTTGCTGGAGTTAATCCCCTCACCCGATTTTTGCACCCATATATGCCGAGAACGTGGAGATCAGGTATGCCCCGACTACAGTTGCCGGTTTAAATCAGGCGATGAGGGCAGCTTTGTCTGCAGATATGGTCTCGAAAACATCCTTTTGCCTATTAAGGTACAGGATGAGACTCTTGGATATATAGCCGGTATGCAGGTATATTCACAGGATACCGAATATCAAAAATATATGATTGATATTCAGTCTCTTAAAAATGAGAAAAATGCAGAATTAGAGTTTATAGCTAAATCAATCTCTTCATTGAAAACTGTCGAACCTAATAAAATTAAAATACATGAACAATTATGCAGCCACATTGCTAACAATATTTCGATTGACTTGTCGGAAAGTGTTAGTCATGCTAATTCCGATGTAGCAAGGTTGTCGATTGAAAAGGAAATGCTTGAGAAAAAGATTATCGATTTAGAAGCGAAGAACATGTCGCTAGTCATCAATCCACATTTCTTGTTCAATACATTGAATTGCATTGCCCGTATTGCATATTTTGAGCATTCCCACACAACCGAGGAACTGATCTACTGCCTGTCCGATTTGCTGCGATACAATTTAAAGCAGGAAAATAAGCTGCATACCATTGCTTCTGAAATAGATAACATTGAGAAATATCTATACATACAAAAGGCACGATTTAAAAACCGTTTGGAATATCACATTGATGTCCCAGAAAAAATTAAGTCCTATAGAATCCCTAACATGGTAATACAACCTATTGTTGAAAATGCACTTATTCACGGCATTACTCCAAAGCGTGACGGAGGTAAAATCAGTATTTACGCGGAAGAAGCTAATAAGGTAATTATTATTTCGATTGCAGATAATGGGAATGGTTTTCCAAAGGATGTATTAGCTAAGATACAAAAAGATGAAAATAATACGGGTCTAGGGTTTCGGAGTACGAACCAACGTTTAAAAAGATATTATGGGGAATGTTACGGATTAGAAATCGTAAAATCTGACTACAGCGGAAGTACGGTTACCATAAAAATTCCCACTCAACCGATAGGAAGGTGCTAG
- a CDS encoding APC family permease, protein MVRLENVTLKRTLGMWAIVGLGLGYMTPTVVFDTFGIVSKETNGLVPLAYITALIVMALTAISYGKMVKVFPSAGSAYTYTRETMNPHLGFLVGWTALLDYLLLPMVNALIIRIYMVALFPEVPAWVWVVVYVAIVTAFNVWSMRNTSNLNAILVIFGTVLIGAFVVLAIIKLMQGMGQGTVFTTEPLFHSNLQLGHILTGATVVCFSFIGFDAVTMYAEEAKDDKTLPRAIMLTVLLGGAIFLIGAYFSQALFPDNSKFSVVDDPLPEIGYYVGGTLFKLLFVAGGFAATAASGLASHASVSRLLYVMGRNGVLPRKLFGYVHPKFRTPVFNVILVGLVSLLAISPSLELISAVINFGALIAFTFVNLSVIAYFIFRQKRYKTKKDIFSYLIMPILGAGSTGILWYNLHVDALIGGIVWVGIGCFYMLFQTKLLKRNITVLDYEAEQKI, encoded by the coding sequence ATGGTAAGGTTGGAGAATGTTACTCTTAAACGGACACTTGGAATGTGGGCAATCGTTGGACTAGGATTAGGTTATATGACCCCTACTGTTGTCTTTGATACCTTTGGGATTGTGTCTAAAGAAACGAATGGTTTAGTTCCACTTGCGTACATCACTGCTTTGATTGTTATGGCGTTAACAGCAATAAGTTACGGGAAGATGGTCAAGGTGTTCCCTAGCGCAGGGTCGGCTTATACCTATACTAGAGAGACCATGAACCCACATCTCGGATTTCTAGTCGGCTGGACAGCTTTACTGGATTATTTATTACTGCCGATGGTGAATGCATTGATTATCCGTATTTATATGGTTGCCCTATTCCCTGAAGTCCCTGCTTGGGTATGGGTAGTGGTATATGTGGCCATCGTCACAGCCTTTAATGTTTGGAGTATGAGGAATACATCCAATTTGAATGCGATACTCGTTATATTCGGAACGGTCTTAATTGGGGCCTTTGTTGTCCTTGCCATTATTAAGCTCATGCAAGGTATGGGACAGGGAACAGTCTTTACCACGGAACCACTATTTCATTCCAATTTACAGCTTGGTCATATTTTAACAGGGGCCACAGTGGTCTGTTTTTCCTTTATTGGGTTTGATGCTGTTACTATGTATGCCGAGGAAGCCAAGGATGACAAAACACTGCCTAGAGCGATCATGTTGACAGTCCTACTTGGCGGGGCAATATTCTTAATTGGTGCTTATTTTTCACAAGCTTTATTTCCGGATAATTCAAAATTCTCCGTCGTTGATGACCCATTGCCTGAAATCGGCTATTATGTAGGCGGTACATTATTCAAACTGCTATTTGTAGCCGGGGGGTTTGCTGCTACAGCCGCTTCAGGCCTTGCCTCGCATGCCAGCGTTTCGAGACTCTTGTATGTTATGGGGCGAAACGGTGTACTGCCAAGAAAGTTATTCGGCTATGTTCATCCTAAATTTAGGACGCCTGTCTTTAATGTCATCTTAGTAGGATTAGTTTCTCTCCTTGCCATTTCTCCCAGCTTAGAATTAATCTCCGCCGTTATCAACTTTGGAGCGTTAATTGCTTTTACATTCGTGAATTTATCAGTAATCGCCTATTTCATTTTCCGCCAAAAAAGATACAAAACGAAAAAAGATATTTTCTCCTATCTAATTATGCCAATATTAGGAGCTGGTTCAACAGGAATCCTATGGTATAACCTTCATGTCGATGCACTGATCGGAGGAATTGTATGGGTAGGAATTGGATGTTTCTATATGCTATTTCAAACTAAATTACTTAAACGAAATATTACTGTCTTGGATTATGAAGCAGAGCAAAAAATATAA
- a CDS encoding NAD-dependent succinate-semialdehyde dehydrogenase: MLYINGEWRHSLSGNTLDIYNPATGEKISNVAYCGKEETREAIEKAHDAFQTWKQTTGQERAQLLKKVADLIRENGEEIAQTITKEMGKPITEARREIISGSNYVEWFAEEAKRIYGETIPAPQIDKHLMLVQQPIGVVGAITPWNYPLSMVTRKIAPALAAGCTVVLKPAPSTPLTAIKVFECFYKAGLPKGVVNLVIGPAEEIGAELTSNPLVRKITFTGSTTVGKKLIRDSADTVKKISMELGGHAPFIVFEDANMDAAVEGAISTKFVNNGQTCICTNRIYVAEEIAEEFGEKLAAKALQLIVGNGLNESTQVGPLINEQALKKVDSHVKDAIAHNGEILCGGERMEFSNLNGCFYKPTVINHANDRMKIAQEETFGPVVPIFTFKSEGEVIEKANNTNYGLAAYCYTSDLGRGLRMMRELDYGIVGINDPAPIVTQSPFGGLKESGIGKEGGKQGIQEYLEKKFVSILIG; encoded by the coding sequence ATGTTGTATATAAATGGGGAATGGAGACATTCCCTTTCTGGGAATACGCTCGATATTTATAATCCTGCTACTGGTGAAAAAATATCTAATGTAGCTTATTGTGGTAAAGAAGAAACTAGAGAAGCGATTGAAAAAGCACACGATGCATTTCAAACTTGGAAGCAAACAACTGGTCAGGAGAGGGCACAATTATTAAAGAAAGTTGCTGATTTAATCAGAGAAAATGGGGAAGAAATCGCACAAACCATCACGAAGGAAATGGGAAAACCGATTACAGAAGCAAGACGCGAGATCATAAGCGGATCCAATTATGTGGAGTGGTTTGCTGAAGAAGCAAAGAGGATTTATGGAGAAACCATTCCTGCTCCACAAATTGATAAACATTTAATGCTGGTTCAACAACCAATTGGAGTAGTAGGAGCGATTACACCCTGGAATTATCCATTATCAATGGTAACTAGGAAGATAGCACCGGCATTAGCGGCGGGCTGTACGGTGGTTTTAAAGCCTGCCCCATCCACTCCATTAACCGCGATAAAAGTATTCGAATGCTTTTATAAAGCTGGTTTGCCAAAGGGAGTTGTCAATTTAGTTATCGGCCCTGCAGAAGAAATTGGTGCTGAATTAACGAGTAATCCGCTTGTTCGTAAAATTACCTTTACCGGGTCAACAACTGTTGGGAAAAAACTTATACGAGATTCAGCGGACACAGTAAAAAAAATTTCAATGGAACTCGGAGGCCATGCGCCGTTTATCGTGTTTGAAGATGCAAATATGGATGCTGCTGTTGAAGGAGCAATCAGTACAAAATTTGTGAATAATGGCCAAACATGTATTTGTACAAATCGTATTTATGTGGCAGAGGAAATTGCAGAGGAATTTGGGGAAAAGCTTGCAGCGAAAGCTTTACAATTAATCGTCGGGAATGGCCTAAATGAAAGCACTCAAGTAGGCCCTCTTATTAATGAACAGGCTTTAAAAAAGGTCGATAGTCATGTGAAAGATGCTATTGCACATAATGGAGAAATTCTTTGTGGTGGGGAAAGGATGGAATTTTCAAATCTAAATGGTTGTTTTTATAAACCAACAGTCATTAATCATGCGAATGACAGGATGAAAATTGCACAGGAAGAAACCTTTGGTCCAGTTGTACCCATTTTCACTTTCAAAAGTGAAGGAGAAGTGATTGAAAAAGCAAATAATACAAACTATGGGCTTGCAGCGTATTGCTATACAAGTGATTTGGGTAGAGGGTTACGTATGATGCGTGAACTAGACTATGGAATTGTTGGCATAAATGACCCGGCCCCTATTGTTACTCAATCTCCTTTTGGTGGTCTCAAAGAAAGCGGAATTGGAAAAGAAGGAGGAAAACAAGGTATTCAAGAGTATCTTGAAAAGAAGTTTGTTTCGATCCTTATTGGATAG
- a CDS encoding aspartate aminotransferase family protein, which yields MEVKTVSNQIEIDHLVELDRKHFLHPTTMPKTHAEQGPKIIFSEGKGIYVKDVYGDTYIDGVSMLWNVNLGHGQQELAEAAKNQMAKLAFNSNFISYSNEPAIRLAEKLVSIAPGDLHSVFYTSGGSESNDTAIKLSRFYWQIKGKPEKRKIIALENGYHGVTIAAQTATSIPNFHTFANSAISEVFHAKPHLTNCEMGDKNDPNYNGCIRDIVEREGADTVAAIILEPVQGSGGVHIPPNGYIQAVRDLCDEFGILFLADEVICGFGRTGKMFGVDNWEVVPDLLCFAKGVSSGYSQLGGVLLREEIHQTITQYEGLLSHGFTYSGHATSCAVALKTIEIIERENLVEHTKNMELELIKGFEFLKKNHKIVTKDRAIGLLSAFELYEDPDSDKPFDISVQAASKVGEECFKRKLLIRPIRVAEGKNIIAVAPPLIIQKEEVEEIINILDVSLTTFTKKWC from the coding sequence ATGGAAGTTAAAACTGTGTCAAACCAAATTGAGATTGATCATTTAGTGGAATTAGATCGAAAACATTTCTTACATCCTACAACCATGCCGAAAACTCATGCAGAACAAGGTCCAAAAATTATTTTTTCAGAAGGAAAAGGAATCTATGTTAAAGATGTATATGGTGATACATATATTGACGGGGTATCAATGCTATGGAATGTGAATTTAGGACATGGCCAACAAGAATTGGCCGAAGCAGCAAAAAATCAAATGGCAAAATTGGCATTCAACTCAAATTTTATCAGCTATTCCAATGAACCTGCTATTCGTCTAGCAGAGAAGTTAGTTTCCATTGCACCAGGAGATTTACACTCTGTCTTTTATACCTCGGGGGGATCAGAATCGAATGATACAGCCATAAAATTATCGAGGTTCTACTGGCAAATAAAGGGTAAGCCAGAGAAGCGGAAAATAATAGCCTTAGAGAATGGATATCACGGTGTAACAATTGCTGCCCAAACAGCAACTTCAATTCCTAATTTCCATACATTTGCTAATTCGGCGATATCAGAGGTTTTTCATGCGAAGCCTCACCTGACAAACTGTGAAATGGGAGACAAGAATGACCCGAATTATAACGGATGTATCAGGGATATTGTTGAACGTGAAGGGGCTGATACCGTTGCTGCAATCATTCTAGAACCTGTGCAGGGTTCAGGTGGTGTACATATTCCACCAAATGGGTATATTCAAGCAGTTCGAGATCTTTGTGATGAATTTGGGATCCTTTTCCTTGCTGATGAAGTTATTTGCGGGTTTGGCCGGACAGGTAAGATGTTTGGCGTTGATAATTGGGAGGTTGTTCCGGATTTATTGTGCTTTGCTAAAGGGGTATCAAGCGGCTATTCCCAATTAGGCGGTGTTCTTCTTCGCGAGGAAATTCATCAAACGATTACTCAATATGAAGGACTATTAAGCCATGGTTTCACATATAGCGGGCATGCGACATCGTGTGCAGTAGCATTAAAAACGATTGAAATTATCGAAAGAGAAAATCTTGTAGAGCATACCAAAAATATGGAACTAGAATTGATAAAAGGATTCGAATTTTTAAAGAAAAACCACAAGATTGTGACTAAAGATCGAGCAATCGGCCTTCTATCTGCCTTTGAATTGTATGAAGATCCAGATTCAGATAAGCCATTCGATATATCGGTCCAGGCAGCCTCGAAGGTAGGAGAGGAGTGCTTTAAACGCAAGCTTCTTATTCGGCCAATCCGGGTCGCAGAAGGTAAGAATATCATTGCTGTTGCACCTCCGCTTATTATTCAAAAAGAAGAAGTGGAAGAGATTATTAATATACTAGACGTTTCACTCACGACTTTTACAAAAAAATGGTGCTAA
- a CDS encoding C45 family peptidase, with amino-acid sequence MIKKLILQGSAKEIGRQYGSQASEQVMQSLETYEKLFYGYKKLTWKQAREVALRHVNAIDKLDHQLIEEMEGVAEGAGVDFEDILALNARSEIALADYQGSNFSDGCTAIAITSPLIEETIIGQNWDWKAQQKNSLLLLEIHKPSKPIVKMVTEGGMIGKIGFNSNGLGVCFNALLTNKSSDTIPIHIGLRAVLDSYSLSEAISKIKGGNIAAAASYLIGYDDQKGNGIAVNVEVSPFGIDLVGENDGRLVHTNHLLSHSLKKNGLTDMNEYIFEDSMLRKKRAEQLISRKIMNKEPLNMEAFKEWFSDQFNAPNSINHFENEFVPEHRRMETVFSIIMNLSKKKMLLCIGKPSESYYEEV; translated from the coding sequence ATGATAAAAAAGTTGATTCTTCAAGGTTCCGCTAAAGAAATTGGAAGGCAGTATGGATCGCAGGCAAGTGAACAAGTAATGCAAAGCTTAGAAACATATGAAAAACTTTTTTATGGATACAAAAAGTTAACATGGAAACAAGCTAGAGAGGTTGCATTACGACATGTAAATGCTATAGACAAGCTCGATCACCAGTTAATAGAGGAAATGGAAGGAGTGGCAGAGGGAGCGGGGGTTGATTTTGAAGATATCTTAGCCCTTAATGCGAGGAGTGAGATTGCATTGGCCGATTATCAGGGCAGTAATTTTTCGGATGGCTGTACAGCAATCGCCATTACATCACCACTTATTGAAGAGACCATTATTGGGCAAAACTGGGATTGGAAAGCACAGCAAAAAAACAGTCTATTATTATTAGAGATTCATAAACCGTCAAAGCCCATTGTAAAAATGGTGACCGAAGGAGGGATGATTGGAAAAATTGGCTTTAATTCAAATGGGTTAGGTGTTTGTTTTAATGCCTTATTAACAAACAAAAGTAGTGACACTATACCCATTCACATTGGGCTGAGGGCAGTGTTGGATTCCTATTCCTTATCTGAAGCTATTTCTAAAATAAAGGGGGGAAATATTGCAGCTGCAGCCAGCTATTTAATTGGATACGATGACCAAAAAGGCAATGGGATAGCCGTAAATGTCGAGGTTTCCCCGTTTGGAATAGATTTGGTTGGAGAAAATGATGGGAGATTGGTTCACACGAATCATCTACTTTCTCATTCATTAAAAAAGAATGGTTTAACCGACATGAATGAGTATATATTCGAAGATTCTATGCTGCGAAAAAAACGTGCAGAGCAACTAATCAGCAGAAAAATAATGAACAAGGAACCTCTTAATATGGAGGCATTTAAAGAGTGGTTTTCGGACCAATTTAATGCACCAAATTCTATCAATCACTTTGAAAACGAGTTTGTGCCAGAGCATAGGCGTATGGAAACCGTATTCTCCATCATTATGAATCTATCGAAAAAGAAAATGCTGCTTTGCATAGGAAAACCATCTGAGTCGTATTATGAAGAAGTTTAA
- a CDS encoding GNAT family N-acetyltransferase: MSNENRNLEFKEEQIVNNTDLIIRNSRPEDAERIAELARKCFDPPEIAFTKENFLSQIEHFPKGQFCVEFNGEIIGSCSSVIVNIEEYPKYHTLAEISDNGNIRNHNPNGKNLYGIDVIVHPKFRGLKIGKGFYNTRRKLCENLGLHSVMFGGRIPNYHKYADKLTADNYVSKVIQNNIFDPVLTFQLKNGFLYKYILPNYIPTDHESMYFATFMEWVNSN, encoded by the coding sequence ATGAGTAATGAAAATAGGAATTTAGAATTTAAGGAGGAGCAGATAGTAAACAATACAGATCTAATCATACGTAATAGTCGCCCGGAGGACGCAGAACGAATAGCTGAACTTGCACGAAAATGTTTTGATCCTCCTGAAATAGCTTTTACAAAAGAAAATTTTTTAAGTCAAATTGAACATTTTCCGAAAGGACAATTTTGTGTTGAATTTAATGGTGAAATCATCGGTTCATGCTCAAGTGTAATCGTGAATATTGAAGAATATCCTAAGTATCATACGTTGGCTGAGATATCAGACAATGGTAATATCAGGAACCACAACCCTAATGGAAAAAACCTATACGGAATAGATGTAATTGTACATCCAAAATTTCGAGGATTGAAAATTGGTAAGGGTTTTTATAATACTCGAAGAAAATTATGTGAAAATCTCGGCTTACATTCTGTTATGTTTGGTGGGAGAATTCCAAACTATCATAAATATGCTGACAAATTAACAGCGGATAATTATGTGAGCAAAGTAATACAGAATAATATATTTGATCCTGTATTAACATTTCAATTAAAAAATGGATTTCTATATAAATATATCTTACCTAATTATATTCCTACGGACCATGAATCCATGTATTTTGCGACTTTTATGGAATGGGTAAATAGTAATTAA
- a CDS encoding helix-turn-helix domain-containing protein — protein sequence MNVVLIVEDEILEREFLTLLVRDELHKDDKLLTCESGAQAIQLAKQYRPNIILMDLMITEIDGLTAIEEIRKFLPNSCITILTAYSEFSYAQKAISLKVFEYLLKPVKPILFKEIFNKMLKTLSNDTVLVEEKPMELSLETTEDRHYFIEESIKYIKEHFREKLTLEMVASKVFVNPKYFSHVFKKEKGVAFTDYINQLRMEYACRLLEITNYQAYRISYECGFSDPSYFNRVFCAKMNMTPQAYRKYVHALKQSDSTSKINVGC from the coding sequence ATGAACGTTGTCTTGATTGTCGAAGATGAAATACTTGAGCGGGAGTTCCTTACATTGCTTGTACGAGATGAGCTTCATAAGGACGATAAGCTGTTAACTTGTGAGAGCGGAGCTCAGGCTATTCAACTTGCAAAACAGTATCGGCCCAATATCATTTTAATGGATTTGATGATTACCGAAATAGATGGGCTAACTGCCATTGAGGAAATCAGAAAATTTTTGCCTAACTCATGTATTACGATTTTGACAGCCTACTCAGAGTTTTCATATGCACAAAAAGCGATTAGCCTTAAAGTTTTCGAATATCTTTTAAAGCCCGTTAAACCTATTTTGTTCAAAGAAATATTTAACAAAATGTTGAAAACGTTATCAAACGATACAGTACTAGTTGAGGAAAAGCCGATGGAATTGAGCCTAGAAACAACGGAAGATCGACATTACTTTATCGAAGAATCCATAAAATATATTAAAGAGCATTTCAGGGAAAAATTGACTTTGGAAATGGTTGCATCAAAGGTGTTTGTGAATCCCAAATACTTTAGCCATGTTTTTAAAAAGGAGAAGGGTGTCGCTTTTACTGATTATATTAATCAACTGAGAATGGAATATGCCTGTAGATTGTTAGAAATCACTAATTATCAAGCTTACCGGATTTCATATGAATGCGGCTTCTCAGACCCTTCATATTTTAACAGAGTATTTTGTGCAAAAATGAACATGACTCCCCAAGCGTATAGAAAATATGTTCATGCATTAAAACAGAGTGATTCAACTAGTAAAATTAATGTTGGCTGTTAA